A region of Solanum dulcamara chromosome 7, daSolDulc1.2, whole genome shotgun sequence DNA encodes the following proteins:
- the LOC129894844 gene encoding uncharacterized protein LOC129894844, whose product MQTLLFCVVSSKKFSFDVQKLTLLNTYLISTTRVKVSPTSYRRLIHKFYWMLDKETLIEHVKSTDELDKPLLPPTKINITTFANIAQITPGPTVEIDYGKKVFFCFHTFLLTLWDNFRKIEEIELEAKMEMGKEFHVILGRNIVISSY is encoded by the exons ATGCAGACTTTACTGTTTTGTGtagtttcttcaaaaaaattctCTTTCGATGTACAg AAGCTTACACTATTGAATACATATCTAATATCCACTACTAGAGTGAAAGTTTCACCAACTTCGTACAGAAgattgatacataaattttattggatGCTTGACAAAGAAACTCTAATTGAACATGTCAAATCAACTGACGAGCTTGACAAACCATTGTTGCCTCCAACCAAGATAAATATCACAACTTTTGCCAACATTGCTCAAATTACTCCAGGTCCTACTGTAGAAATTG ATTATGGAAAAAAGGTATTTTTTTGCTTTCATACTTTTTTGCTCACTTTATGGGACAACttcagaaaaattgaagaaattgaatTAGAGGCTAAAATGGAAATGGGTAAAGAGTTCCATGTAATCCTTGGAAGGAACATTGTCATTTCTTCTTATTAG